From Synoicihabitans lomoniglobus, the proteins below share one genomic window:
- the pstC gene encoding phosphate ABC transporter permease subunit PstC, protein MESSSRPPFAITKTKTRFLGLTLDECVQAFFGGNALVAVIVLGLITIFLFREGSGFFTQNRANLELYRTAGLEYVDHLRQQEEDHTALTRYLFDLRVRAFQHYTDEEGVDLAEANQRLMAFDDYSYDFGDTVEPLRGAVLDLSDVATAIKTKALINEDRIEERRQLLAEGKDAEAAAVQITDIDFDAELQPLLAFRPHYGEINAAFSASLDEVLEQQPPALPTPVLQKRFARFRELVREYQATFPAIETALDAWDHTKPVSFAKAFSSFVTGSRWLTASFWQDWYGVVPLFVGSLMVSIVALVIAVPLGVGAAIYVNQLASPREQRFIKPCIEFISAIPSVVLGFFGIAVLGQAIRLLSEWQALSWVPGFPVAERLNALTAGVLLALIAVPTIFTLAEDALQNVPRAFKEASFALGATRLQTILRIIMPAALSGIVSAMLLGFGRVIGETMVVLLCAGNRIAIPDFTTGFAAFTQPVHTMTGIIAQEMGEVVQGGIHYRALFVVGMLLFFIALLINFLAQKIVHRYRISIG, encoded by the coding sequence ATGGAAAGCTCTTCCCGTCCTCCTTTTGCCATCACCAAGACCAAGACCCGGTTTCTCGGGTTGACGCTCGATGAGTGCGTGCAGGCGTTTTTCGGCGGCAACGCGTTGGTGGCGGTCATCGTGCTCGGACTGATCACGATTTTTCTCTTCCGCGAAGGTTCGGGATTCTTCACGCAGAACCGCGCCAATCTGGAGCTCTACCGCACGGCGGGTTTGGAATACGTGGACCACCTCCGCCAGCAGGAGGAGGATCACACCGCGCTCACCCGTTATCTTTTCGATCTGCGGGTGCGGGCGTTTCAGCACTACACCGACGAAGAGGGCGTGGATCTGGCCGAGGCCAACCAGCGCCTCATGGCGTTTGATGACTACTCCTACGATTTCGGCGACACCGTGGAACCATTGCGCGGGGCGGTGCTCGATCTGAGCGATGTGGCCACGGCGATCAAAACCAAAGCGCTGATCAACGAGGACCGCATTGAAGAACGCCGCCAGTTGTTGGCGGAGGGCAAGGATGCCGAAGCGGCCGCCGTGCAAATCACGGACATCGATTTCGACGCGGAGCTGCAGCCGTTGCTGGCGTTTCGCCCGCATTACGGGGAGATCAACGCGGCATTTTCCGCCAGTTTGGACGAGGTGCTGGAGCAGCAACCGCCCGCGTTGCCCACGCCGGTCCTGCAAAAGCGTTTCGCGAGATTTCGCGAACTGGTGCGCGAATACCAAGCGACCTTTCCCGCGATCGAGACCGCACTGGATGCATGGGACCACACCAAGCCGGTTTCCTTTGCGAAGGCGTTTTCCAGTTTCGTGACCGGCAGTCGCTGGCTCACGGCCAGTTTCTGGCAGGACTGGTATGGCGTGGTGCCGCTGTTTGTGGGCTCGCTGATGGTTTCGATCGTGGCGCTCGTGATTGCCGTGCCGCTGGGGGTGGGCGCGGCCATCTATGTCAACCAGTTGGCCAGTCCGCGGGAACAGCGCTTCATCAAACCCTGCATCGAGTTCATCTCCGCGATTCCTTCGGTGGTGCTCGGATTTTTCGGTATCGCGGTGCTGGGGCAGGCCATTCGGCTCCTGTCGGAATGGCAGGCCCTGAGCTGGGTGCCGGGCTTTCCGGTGGCCGAGCGATTGAACGCGCTCACGGCGGGCGTGTTGCTGGCGCTCATTGCCGTGCCCACGATATTCACGCTGGCGGAAGACGCGCTGCAAAACGTGCCGCGCGCCTTCAAGGAAGCGTCGTTTGCGTTGGGCGCGACGCGGTTGCAAACGATCTTGCGCATCATCATGCCGGCGGCGTTGTCGGGCATCGTCTCCGCCATGCTGTTGGGGTTTGGACGCGTGATCGGCGAGACCATGGTGGTGTTGCTGTGCGCCGGAAACCGTATCGCCATCCCAGATTTTACCACGGGCTTTGCGGCGTTCACCCAGCCGGTGCACACGATGACCGGTATCATCGCGCAGGAAATGGGTGAAGTGGTGCAGGGCGGCATCCACTACCGGGCATTGTTCGTGGTCGGCATGCTGCTGTTTTTCATCGCCCTTCTCATCAACTTCCTCGCCCAGAAAATCGTGCATCGGTATCGCATTTCCATCGGCTAA
- a CDS encoding phosphate ABC transporter substrate-binding protein: MKNIVSFFALAAVLVAPLAAQKLVIKGSDTLGAKLVPMLAENYRAMKPSVSFEIAAEGSSTGIAAVIDSTAQIGMSSRRAKPTEMSAGLAKGVSLKPTIVAYDGIAILVNADNPVTKLSKRQVQQIFTGDVTDWSAVGGQPGPISIYTRNTASGTYSDFKDLAMRRRDYASSSQKMAGNEQIASEVAGNINGIGYVGLAYAETPGTAVVSIDGVVPSKAAVQDKSYPYARPTFYYTNGYPEGEAANFVDYTLSDEGQKVVEQIGFVPVR, encoded by the coding sequence ATGAAAAACATCGTTTCATTTTTCGCGCTCGCCGCCGTGCTGGTCGCACCCCTGGCGGCGCAGAAGCTCGTCATCAAAGGCTCCGATACCCTCGGGGCGAAACTCGTGCCCATGCTGGCCGAGAACTACCGCGCGATGAAGCCCAGCGTCTCCTTTGAGATCGCCGCGGAAGGCTCCTCCACCGGGATCGCCGCCGTGATCGACAGCACCGCGCAGATCGGCATGTCCTCCCGCCGCGCCAAGCCCACCGAGATGTCGGCGGGACTCGCCAAGGGCGTTTCGCTCAAACCCACCATCGTCGCTTACGACGGCATCGCGATTCTGGTCAACGCCGACAACCCCGTGACGAAGTTGTCCAAGCGGCAGGTGCAGCAGATCTTCACCGGTGACGTGACCGACTGGTCCGCCGTGGGCGGCCAACCCGGTCCGATCTCGATCTACACGCGCAACACCGCGTCCGGCACGTATTCAGATTTCAAGGACCTCGCCATGCGTCGGCGCGACTACGCCAGTTCCTCGCAGAAGATGGCGGGCAACGAGCAGATCGCCTCGGAAGTCGCCGGCAACATCAACGGCATCGGTTACGTGGGGCTGGCCTACGCCGAAACGCCCGGCACGGCGGTGGTTTCCATCGACGGGGTCGTTCCTTCCAAAGCCGCCGTGCAGGATAAAAGCTATCCGTATGCCCGGCCGACCTTTTACTATACCAACGGTTATCCGGAAGGGGAGGCGGCCAACTTCGTCGACTATACGCTGAGCGACGAAGGCCAAAAGGTCGTCGAACAGATCGGGTTTGTGCCCGTGCGCTAG
- a CDS encoding endonuclease/exonuclease/phosphatase family protein → MNPIQGTSSAVRLRRNLRRIGDLIIKLDVDVVALQEIDQHSRWAGNFDQLDYLSQHTGLPYSVFGVHNRREGLINLAYGNAILSRYPILASEVVSFGQSKVGEKGFIFAEIELHGMRLPVVNLHLHYRSKAHRFRQLDRLLEFLQEKRAAHGGEWPVLPIVCGDFNTPGRDGDVTAALDSHLQELGNYTRHPRRGRTFPSPLPARLLDFVFVPPRARDPHCHVVRSMLSDHRPVLVEFEVN, encoded by the coding sequence TTGAATCCGATTCAGGGCACCTCGTCGGCGGTGCGGCTGCGGCGCAATTTGCGTCGGATCGGTGATCTGATTATAAAACTCGATGTGGACGTGGTCGCCTTGCAGGAGATCGATCAACATTCGCGGTGGGCGGGCAACTTCGACCAACTCGACTACTTGAGTCAGCACACCGGCCTGCCGTATTCAGTCTTCGGGGTGCACAACCGGCGCGAAGGTTTGATCAATCTCGCCTACGGCAACGCGATTTTGTCGCGGTATCCGATCCTCGCGTCCGAGGTGGTGAGTTTCGGGCAAAGCAAAGTGGGGGAGAAGGGCTTTATTTTTGCCGAAATCGAACTGCACGGCATGCGGTTGCCGGTCGTGAATCTTCATCTGCACTATCGATCCAAAGCGCACCGCTTTCGGCAATTGGATCGGCTGTTGGAGTTTTTGCAGGAGAAGCGAGCGGCTCATGGCGGGGAGTGGCCGGTGCTCCCGATCGTTTGCGGGGATTTCAATACGCCCGGCCGCGATGGCGATGTCACCGCGGCGCTGGATTCGCACCTGCAGGAATTGGGCAACTACACGCGGCATCCGCGCCGGGGGCGCACGTTTCCGTCGCCGTTGCCGGCCCGGTTGCTCGATTTTGTTTTCGTGCCGCCCCGCGCCCGGGATCCACATTGTCACGTGGTGCGGTCGATGTTGTCGGATCATCGTCCCGTGTTGGTGGAGTTTGAGGTCAATTGA
- the trpA gene encoding tryptophan synthase subunit alpha, with the protein MDRIAHAFSRAQAANRAAFVAYLCAGDPDFDTSLAACRALLRNGVDVLELGVPFSDPLADGLTNQLAAQRALEGGMSAERVFALVEALRAEFPETPIVFYTYYNLVFSNGVDAYVARAKAAGLDGLLTLDLPPEEAGELREACDRHGMKTVFIVAPTTPESRLQTIAEAATGFIYYVSREGVTGERSSVAANIPEALAAIKRHTALPVVVGFGISKREHVHEVAAHADGVVVGSALVNVIRGHLEERSRIGDAMGAKAVDLVAGTARAD; encoded by the coding sequence ATGGACCGTATTGCCCACGCTTTTTCCCGCGCCCAGGCAGCGAATCGCGCTGCCTTTGTCGCCTACCTCTGTGCCGGTGATCCCGACTTCGACACCTCGCTGGCCGCGTGTCGCGCCCTGTTGCGCAATGGAGTCGATGTATTGGAATTGGGCGTGCCGTTTTCCGATCCGTTGGCCGATGGTCTGACCAATCAACTGGCCGCGCAGCGGGCGTTGGAAGGCGGGATGTCGGCCGAGCGCGTGTTCGCGTTGGTGGAGGCCCTGCGCGCCGAGTTTCCCGAGACGCCGATCGTGTTTTACACCTACTACAACCTGGTCTTTTCGAACGGCGTGGATGCCTACGTCGCCCGGGCCAAGGCGGCGGGCCTCGATGGTTTGCTCACACTCGACCTGCCGCCCGAAGAAGCCGGTGAACTGCGCGAGGCCTGTGATCGCCACGGCATGAAGACGGTGTTCATCGTCGCGCCGACCACCCCGGAGAGTCGTTTACAAACGATCGCGGAGGCCGCGACGGGATTCATTTACTACGTGTCCCGTGAAGGGGTGACCGGCGAGCGCTCCTCGGTGGCGGCGAACATCCCGGAAGCGTTGGCCGCGATCAAACGTCACACCGCGTTACCGGTCGTGGTGGGCTTTGGTATCTCCAAGCGCGAACACGTCCACGAAGTGGCGGCGCATGCCGATGGCGTGGTGGTCGGCAGCGCCCTGGTGAATGTGATTCGGGGTCATCTCGAGGAACGATCCCGCATCGGTGACGCGATGGGGGCGAAGGCCGTGGACTTGGTGGCGGGCACCGCTCGCGCCGATTAG
- a CDS encoding GIY-YIG nuclease family protein: MYFVYILVCLKSGRSYVGQTANLIHRFHRHQAGLTRTTREKLTNPVMLHWEPCATRHEALQRERYYKSGSGHRRKHELIARVLPELWPLVNGVRSAE, from the coding sequence ATGTATTTCGTCTACATTCTGGTCTGCCTGAAAAGTGGTCGATCTTATGTTGGCCAAACCGCCAACTTGATTCACCGCTTTCATCGGCATCAGGCGGGTTTAACCCGCACGACCCGCGAAAAGCTGACGAATCCTGTGATGCTGCATTGGGAACCCTGCGCCACTCGTCACGAAGCCCTACAACGCGAACGTTACTACAAATCGGGTTCCGGGCATCGCAGGAAACATGAGCTGATCGCCCGCGTTTTACCGGAACTTTGGCCATTGGTAAACGGCGTGCGGTCAGCAGAGTGA
- a CDS encoding porin yields MTTNLFRRVVLLGALLSGLATAAMAQDSGALLNVLVRKGILTDQEAEDIRAELTAESHAALMSSISGGKSTHSLAISGRLQVQYAGINTDAAGVDSTNEVFLRRVYFGAKAAVGAGWTANLVYDFAGENFDKAYIEYAGLMGDQAFAVDLGVRKVNFGMEEWTSSGSLDSIERSGTTRYFVEGNNGRRLGAGSYRVGAFFEGNPNARKQKTEGVYYGAAVTNPERSSGPGGASDGSNNSQAYWADIGYSGFFGPESQSSYRVGAAVSLLSDQGGRNPTDGSDLTGFNLYGNLEHGVFKLAGEYLSATVDDGIAAGRDASPWGVWIQPSVMVTDKLELVGRYSFTNSDNRGIKVSDGVRSAPASLTGDNLTELYLGLNYYIVGSDLKLQLGYVHGTAERGDLEESANGVRSQMQINF; encoded by the coding sequence ATGACGACAAACCTATTCCGACGTGTGGTGCTCCTCGGTGCACTCCTCAGTGGCCTCGCGACCGCTGCCATGGCTCAAGACAGCGGCGCGCTGCTCAATGTGCTCGTGCGCAAAGGCATCCTCACTGATCAAGAGGCCGAGGACATTCGGGCGGAACTCACCGCCGAGTCTCACGCCGCGTTGATGAGCTCCATCTCGGGAGGCAAGTCCACGCACTCCCTCGCGATCAGCGGTCGTCTGCAGGTGCAATACGCCGGGATCAACACGGATGCCGCCGGGGTCGACTCCACCAATGAGGTTTTTCTGCGCCGGGTTTATTTCGGGGCCAAAGCCGCGGTCGGTGCCGGTTGGACCGCCAACCTGGTCTACGATTTTGCGGGCGAAAATTTTGACAAGGCCTACATCGAGTATGCCGGTCTCATGGGAGACCAGGCGTTCGCGGTGGATCTCGGCGTGCGCAAGGTGAACTTTGGCATGGAGGAGTGGACCTCCAGCGGCAGTCTCGACTCGATCGAACGTTCCGGCACCACGCGCTACTTCGTCGAAGGCAACAATGGTCGCCGTCTCGGGGCGGGGTCCTACCGCGTCGGCGCGTTCTTCGAGGGCAATCCCAACGCCCGCAAGCAAAAGACCGAAGGCGTCTACTACGGTGCTGCCGTCACCAATCCCGAGCGTTCCAGCGGTCCCGGAGGCGCCAGCGATGGCTCCAACAATTCCCAAGCCTACTGGGCCGATATCGGTTACAGCGGCTTCTTCGGTCCCGAGAGCCAGAGCTCCTACCGCGTCGGCGCGGCGGTCAGTCTGCTTTCCGACCAAGGCGGGCGCAACCCCACCGACGGCAGCGACCTGACGGGCTTCAATCTCTACGGCAATCTGGAACACGGCGTCTTCAAACTGGCGGGAGAATACCTCTCCGCCACGGTGGACGACGGCATCGCCGCGGGCCGGGATGCCTCGCCGTGGGGCGTGTGGATCCAGCCATCGGTCATGGTCACCGACAAACTGGAGCTCGTGGGCCGTTACAGTTTCACCAATTCCGACAACCGCGGCATCAAGGTATCCGATGGGGTGCGTTCCGCGCCTGCATCGCTGACCGGTGACAACCTGACCGAGCTTTATCTCGGCCTGAACTACTACATTGTGGGCTCCGACCTGAAACTCCAACTCGGCTACGTGCACGGCACCGCCGAACGCGGTGACCTGGAGGAATCCGCCAATGGCGTGCGCTCGCAAATGCAGATCAATTTCTGA
- the phoU gene encoding phosphate signaling complex protein PhoU, translating to MKRFFDNELESFRSQLVLMGEIAVRQVRQATEALVNSDLSLADQVAAADDELDQLEVKIDDEAIRYMSLRSPVATELRLVIVGMKASHDLERVGDEATNIVRRVARLASEPPLKPYIDIPRMSKIAIEMLRDALDCFLQEDIEKALAVCKRDAEVDDINRQLYRELTSYMIENPSTTSRALELMFISKAIERIADHASNIAEEMVYLARGRDIRHTEQTKNPNAG from the coding sequence ATGAAACGCTTTTTCGACAACGAACTCGAATCCTTCCGCTCGCAACTGGTCCTGATGGGCGAGATCGCGGTGCGCCAAGTGCGCCAAGCCACGGAAGCGTTGGTCAATTCCGATCTCTCCCTGGCTGATCAAGTGGCCGCCGCGGACGATGAACTGGATCAACTCGAGGTCAAAATCGACGACGAAGCCATTCGCTACATGAGCCTGCGCTCGCCGGTCGCGACCGAGCTGCGCCTCGTCATCGTCGGGATGAAAGCCAGCCACGATTTGGAACGGGTGGGGGACGAAGCGACCAACATCGTGCGCCGCGTGGCCCGTTTGGCGTCGGAACCGCCGCTGAAGCCTTACATCGACATCCCTCGCATGTCGAAAATAGCCATCGAGATGCTGCGCGATGCCCTGGATTGCTTTCTGCAAGAAGACATCGAGAAAGCGCTGGCGGTGTGCAAACGCGACGCCGAAGTCGATGACATCAACCGCCAGCTCTACCGGGAATTGACCAGTTACATGATCGAGAATCCCTCCACGACGAGCCGCGCCTTGGAGCTCATGTTCATTTCCAAGGCGATCGAACGCATCGCCGATCACGCCTCCAACATTGCCGAAGAGATGGTGTATCTGGCGCGGGGACGAGATATTCGACACACCGAACAGACCAAAAACCCCAACGCGGGTTAA
- the pstA gene encoding phosphate ABC transporter permease PstA, translating into MSEPSKHLFAHRPSPRHRAEQGIALVFRLATYIILAAGLAVFGDIVIKGSRTVFQSSFPFVNVAFLTEAPQTLYVFDYEGEKMELSDSEYREFRTDLEAQAAATGEAAPDLKPKTYVYSAGGIFPNIVGTILLVVGSMTIALVLGVASAVYLNEYAKQGVMVRFIRLAILNLAGVPSIVFGLFGFGMFVIFFGWNVSLMAGWFTLAFMVLPVVITASEESLKAVPMGFREGSLALGATKWQTIRKAVLPYATPGILTSSILGIARVAGETAPIMFTAAYVVRDKLPWQVEKAMDFFFQGVMALPYHIYVVSSKIPQNEYSERVQYGTAFVFLGIVALIATSSIILRNRLRARYRW; encoded by the coding sequence ATGAGCGAACCTTCCAAACATCTCTTCGCCCATCGTCCGAGTCCGCGCCACCGGGCGGAGCAGGGCATCGCGCTGGTTTTCCGGCTCGCCACTTACATCATCCTCGCCGCCGGTCTGGCGGTGTTTGGCGATATTGTGATCAAGGGCTCCCGGACCGTCTTTCAGTCGTCCTTTCCCTTCGTCAATGTCGCCTTTCTGACCGAGGCGCCGCAGACGCTCTACGTCTTCGATTACGAAGGCGAAAAAATGGAACTGTCCGACAGCGAATATCGCGAGTTTCGGACTGATTTGGAGGCGCAGGCCGCCGCCACCGGAGAGGCGGCACCGGATCTCAAACCCAAGACCTACGTGTATTCGGCGGGCGGTATTTTCCCCAATATCGTGGGCACGATTCTGCTGGTCGTCGGCTCGATGACCATTGCCTTGGTGCTCGGGGTCGCCAGCGCCGTTTATCTCAACGAATACGCCAAGCAGGGGGTGATGGTGCGTTTCATTCGCCTGGCGATTTTGAATCTGGCGGGCGTGCCTTCGATCGTGTTCGGCCTGTTCGGCTTCGGCATGTTCGTGATCTTTTTCGGTTGGAACGTTTCGTTGATGGCAGGGTGGTTCACGCTCGCCTTCATGGTGCTGCCGGTGGTGATCACCGCCTCGGAGGAATCGCTCAAAGCCGTGCCGATGGGCTTCCGCGAAGGCTCGCTCGCGCTGGGCGCGACCAAGTGGCAGACGATCCGCAAGGCCGTGTTGCCCTACGCGACGCCCGGCATTCTCACATCGTCGATTTTGGGTATCGCCCGAGTGGCGGGTGAAACCGCCCCAATCATGTTCACCGCCGCCTACGTTGTCCGCGACAAGCTGCCCTGGCAGGTGGAGAAGGCGATGGACTTCTTCTTCCAGGGTGTGATGGCCCTGCCGTATCACATCTACGTGGTGAGTTCGAAGATCCCCCAAAACGAGTATTCCGAGCGCGTCCAATACGGCACCGCTTTTGTCTTCCTGGGCATTGTTGCCCTCATCGCCACCTCTTCGATTATCCTTCGCAACCGCTTGCGCGCCCGCTACCGCTGGTAG
- a CDS encoding NAD-dependent epimerase/dehydratase family protein, translating into MSRVLITGAAGFIGSHTADQLLASGVEVVGVDNFRTGSKSNLRGAEANARFSFYEEDVAAAGALDALVEKNRLTAIIHLAALVSVQESMDDPALNHRLNVDATHYVAEAARRHGVQRVVFASSAAVYGETDVGAIDEETPKRPISPYGGAKLASEGLLLGHGAAYGFTVRCQRYFNVFGPRQDPASPYSGVISIFDQRYRDGRGVTIFGDGRQTRDFISVHDVARANVIAATRDGLTSGIANICTGRSTSLLDVAAVFARHYPDVPAPIHGDPRHGDIVHSLGKATVAQREMGFEATVAVADGLAELIESG; encoded by the coding sequence GTGTCACGTGTTCTCATTACTGGTGCAGCGGGCTTTATCGGCAGCCATACCGCGGATCAATTGTTGGCTTCCGGCGTGGAGGTTGTCGGAGTCGATAACTTTCGCACTGGATCGAAATCGAATTTGCGCGGAGCAGAAGCGAACGCCCGGTTCTCATTTTACGAAGAGGATGTGGCCGCAGCCGGGGCGTTGGATGCACTGGTGGAAAAAAATCGTCTGACCGCGATCATCCATCTCGCTGCTTTGGTGAGCGTGCAGGAGAGCATGGACGACCCCGCGCTCAACCACCGACTGAACGTCGATGCGACGCACTACGTGGCCGAGGCGGCTCGCCGACATGGCGTCCAGCGGGTGGTATTTGCGTCGTCGGCGGCGGTTTATGGAGAGACGGACGTCGGAGCGATTGATGAAGAAACGCCCAAGCGACCGATCAGTCCCTACGGTGGGGCGAAGCTGGCGTCGGAAGGGTTGTTGCTGGGACATGGCGCGGCCTATGGATTCACGGTGCGGTGCCAGCGCTACTTTAACGTTTTCGGCCCGCGCCAGGATCCCGCTTCGCCGTATAGCGGGGTGATTTCGATTTTTGATCAGCGGTATCGGGACGGTCGGGGGGTGACCATTTTTGGTGATGGCCGCCAGACCCGTGATTTCATCTCGGTCCACGATGTGGCTCGCGCCAACGTGATCGCGGCGACCCGGGATGGTTTGACGTCGGGGATCGCGAATATTTGCACGGGCCGCTCGACATCGCTGCTCGATGTGGCGGCGGTGTTTGCCCGGCATTATCCGGATGTGCCTGCTCCGATCCATGGTGATCCCCGCCACGGCGACATTGTGCATTCGTTGGGGAAAGCAACCGTGGCGCAGCGTGAGATGGGCTTTGAAGCCACCGTCGCGGTGGCGGATGGCTTGGCGGAGTTGATTGAATCGGGATGA
- the pstB gene encoding phosphate ABC transporter ATP-binding protein PstB, translating into MDQIKSSPPTANRATLATPPQKSAPAGRTLIDIEKLNFFYGESQALHDINLAIPEKKVTAFIGPSGCGKSTLLRCLNRMNDLIDVARVASGSIKIHDIDIYAPDVDVIELRKRVGMVFQKSNPFPKSIYENITYGLRLQGVADKSRLDEVVERSLRGAALWDEVKDRLHTSGLGLSGGQQQRLCIARAIAVEPEIILMDEPCSALDPIATAKVEELIHELKEKFTIVIVTHNMQQAARCSDRTAFFYLGKLIEYAETQTIFMNPGNPQTEAYVSGRFG; encoded by the coding sequence ATGGATCAAATCAAATCCAGTCCGCCCACCGCCAATCGTGCGACTCTCGCCACGCCTCCGCAAAAATCGGCTCCGGCCGGTCGCACGCTGATCGATATCGAGAAGCTTAATTTTTTCTACGGCGAGTCGCAGGCCCTGCATGACATCAATCTGGCGATTCCGGAAAAGAAGGTGACCGCGTTTATCGGTCCGTCGGGTTGCGGCAAGTCCACGCTCCTGCGCTGTCTCAATCGCATGAACGACCTGATCGATGTGGCCCGGGTGGCCAGCGGCTCGATCAAGATCCACGACATCGATATCTATGCTCCCGACGTCGATGTCATCGAACTGCGTAAACGCGTTGGCATGGTCTTCCAGAAATCCAACCCGTTTCCCAAGTCGATCTACGAGAACATCACCTACGGTCTGCGCTTGCAGGGCGTGGCGGACAAATCCCGGTTGGACGAAGTGGTGGAGCGTTCGCTGCGCGGCGCCGCCCTGTGGGACGAAGTCAAAGACCGTCTGCACACCAGCGGGCTCGGACTATCAGGCGGTCAGCAACAACGTCTGTGCATCGCTCGGGCGATTGCGGTCGAGCCCGAAATCATTCTGATGGACGAACCCTGTTCGGCCCTCGATCCGATCGCGACGGCCAAGGTGGAGGAACTCATTCACGAACTGAAGGAGAAGTTCACCATCGTGATCGTGACGCACAACATGCAGCAGGCCGCCCGCTGCTCCGACCGCACCGCCTTTTTCTACCTCGGCAAACTCATCGAATACGCCGAAACCCAGACGATCTTCATGAATCCGGGTAATCCCCAGACCGAGGCCTACGTTTCGGGTCGCTTTGGCTGA